The following coding sequences are from one Treponema parvum window:
- the dxr gene encoding 1-deoxy-D-xylulose-5-phosphate reductoisomerase has protein sequence MKKILVLGCTGSIGKNTLDVIRNMSGEFSAVGLSAHTNIKLLSQLAKEFNCEYSLTSRDGSEGIKKLIDKCRPDIVVNGIAGSAGLEPSKLVLEQGIDLALANKETIVMAAHLVQSLAKKNKCSIIPVDSEHSAVFNLAERYGSENIANIIITASGGPFRTLPKEKLAHIKLEDALKHPTWNMGRKITVDSASLANKGLEVIEACRLFHFPVQKIQVVVHPQSLVHSIIRTKDGVMYAQISEPDMKHPIISALTWPSIIPNYMKKFDLFDIEMTFYKPRSEDFPMLKLAFDAAEKKGGYAIAYNAANEVAVDAFIAGKTGFTDIPRVTRRVLERDWTKEAKDFNDVFAFDRAARRYAEEAL, from the coding sequence ATGAAAAAAATTCTTGTCTTAGGCTGTACCGGATCTATCGGCAAAAACACACTCGACGTCATTCGAAACATGAGCGGTGAATTTTCCGCGGTAGGATTAAGCGCCCACACAAATATCAAACTGCTGTCTCAACTTGCAAAAGAATTTAACTGCGAATATTCGCTGACTTCCCGTGACGGAAGTGAGGGCATAAAAAAACTTATAGATAAATGCCGTCCGGATATTGTCGTAAACGGTATCGCAGGCTCTGCGGGACTTGAACCGTCCAAACTCGTACTTGAACAGGGCATAGACCTAGCTCTCGCAAACAAAGAGACCATAGTCATGGCGGCACACCTTGTTCAATCTCTTGCAAAGAAAAACAAATGCTCGATAATTCCCGTGGACTCTGAACATTCCGCCGTATTTAATCTTGCGGAACGCTACGGAAGCGAAAATATTGCAAATATTATAATAACCGCAAGCGGAGGACCTTTCAGAACATTGCCCAAAGAAAAACTTGCGCATATAAAGCTTGAAGACGCTTTAAAACACCCTACGTGGAACATGGGACGTAAAATAACCGTAGATTCCGCGTCGCTGGCAAACAAGGGACTTGAAGTGATAGAAGCTTGTCGCCTGTTTCATTTTCCGGTGCAAAAAATTCAAGTGGTAGTGCACCCGCAAAGCCTGGTGCACTCTATCATACGCACAAAAGACGGAGTAATGTACGCGCAGATTTCCGAACCCGACATGAAGCATCCCATAATCTCAGCCCTCACATGGCCGTCCATAATACCCAACTATATGAAAAAATTCGATCTGTTCGATATTGAAATGACCTTTTATAAACCGCGCAGCGAAGATTTTCCTATGCTGAAATTGGCTTTTGACGCAGCTGAAAAAAAAGGCGGATACGCGATAGCCTATAACGCGGCGAACGAAGTAGCGGTAGACGCTTTTATTGCAGGAAAAACAGGTTTTACCGATATTCCGCGCGTCACAAGACGTGTTTTAGAGCGCGACTGGACAAAAGAAGCTAAAGATTTTAACGACGTCTTTGCCTTTGACAGAGCGGCAAGAAGATACGCAGAGGAAGCGCTTTGA
- a CDS encoding SemiSWEET family transporter, protein MSEKNLKILGWIGTVLSVIMYVSYIPQIWGDMHGHKTPFIQPLAAAVNCSIWTAYGLLKEKRDYPLSAANLPGVIFGLIATIAAF, encoded by the coding sequence ATGAGCGAAAAAAATCTGAAAATTTTGGGCTGGATCGGAACAGTGCTTTCGGTAATCATGTACGTATCATATATTCCGCAAATATGGGGCGATATGCACGGACACAAAACGCCGTTTATACAGCCATTAGCCGCCGCAGTCAACTGCAGTATATGGACGGCCTACGGACTTTTAAAAGAAAAACGCGATTATCCTTTGTCTGCGGCAAATTTGCCCGGCGTCATCTTCGGCTTGATTGCAACAATAGCAGCGTTTTAA
- the uppS gene encoding polyprenyl diphosphate synthase, translating into MPDTVIKNDCLPVHIGIIMDGNGRWAKNRKLPRTFGHKEGLTAAKKIVAEAAKLGIRYVTLYTFSTENWKRTQEEVGYLMNLIKGHLRAEFEFYKQNGIRIKHIGDLSGLSEDIQTEIVKAMEETSAFTGMTVVLAVNYGGRNEIIRGIKKLSAEDEDFEALTEERLSRAFDIPELPDVDLLIRTGGEYRLSNFLLWHAAYAELLFTDTLWPDYNEDEFKKNIIEYQKRNRRFGAVLSK; encoded by the coding sequence ATGCCCGATACTGTAATTAAAAACGACTGTCTTCCCGTCCATATAGGCATAATTATGGACGGCAATGGACGCTGGGCTAAAAACCGAAAACTTCCGCGTACGTTCGGTCACAAAGAAGGGTTGACGGCGGCAAAAAAAATCGTAGCGGAGGCGGCAAAGCTCGGCATACGGTATGTGACTTTGTATACATTTTCCACTGAAAACTGGAAGAGAACACAGGAAGAAGTCGGCTACCTTATGAATTTGATCAAAGGGCATCTCCGCGCCGAATTTGAATTTTACAAACAAAACGGAATACGAATAAAGCACATAGGCGATCTTTCGGGGCTTAGCGAAGATATTCAGACCGAGATCGTAAAGGCGATGGAAGAAACTTCGGCTTTTACCGGAATGACCGTGGTTTTAGCTGTAAACTACGGCGGCCGAAACGAAATAATAAGAGGAATAAAAAAACTTTCCGCCGAGGATGAGGATTTTGAAGCCTTGACGGAAGAGAGGCTTTCAAGAGCTTTTGACATTCCCGAACTACCGGACGTAGATCTTCTTATACGTACGGGAGGCGAGTACCGTTTAAGTAATTTTTTGTTATGGCATGCGGCCTATGCGGAATTACTATTTACAGATACACTGTGGCCCGATTATAATGAAGATGAGTTTAAAAAAAATATTATTGAATACCAAAAACGCAACAGGCGTTTTGGGGCAGTTTTAAGCAAATGA
- a CDS encoding Maf family protein produces the protein MESIILASSSPRRQSILKMLNIPFQVIIPDIDENIDKSGNVFKVPEKLAVRKVEGCINMLPRQRSIPWILGADTMVCMDGELYGKPSSAEEAAKYLNALQGRQHFVITSIALYNGRQKKIVTSTNITKVTFSKMDDKEIEWYVKTGEWHGAAGGYRIQELASCFIKEIEGSMSSVAGLPISNLYDILKSQGYSILE, from the coding sequence ATGGAGTCTATAATATTAGCTTCGTCGTCTCCCAGACGGCAAAGCATTTTGAAAATGTTAAACATCCCGTTTCAGGTAATTATTCCCGATATAGACGAAAACATAGATAAAAGCGGCAATGTTTTTAAAGTCCCTGAAAAACTTGCGGTAAGAAAGGTGGAAGGTTGTATAAATATGCTGCCTCGGCAAAGAAGCATTCCTTGGATACTAGGCGCAGACACTATGGTCTGTATGGACGGTGAATTATACGGAAAGCCGTCCAGTGCGGAAGAAGCGGCAAAATATTTAAATGCCCTGCAAGGGCGGCAGCACTTTGTCATAACGTCGATAGCTCTTTACAACGGGAGGCAAAAAAAGATCGTAACATCGACAAACATTACAAAAGTTACGTTCAGCAAGATGGACGATAAGGAAATAGAGTGGTATGTAAAAACCGGAGAATGGCACGGAGCCGCCGGAGGTTACAGAATACAGGAACTCGCTTCCTGCTTTATAAAAGAAATCGAAGGATCTATGAGCTCTGTCGCAGGCTTGCCTATTTCCAATCTTTATGATATTTTAAAATCTCAAGGCTATTCCATTCTTGAATAG
- the rpsB gene encoding 30S ribosomal protein S2 translates to MAVVTMKSLLESGVHFGHQVKRWDPRMKKYIFAQRNGIHIIDLQKTIAAIKDSYDAVHKVASSGKTVLFVGTKKQAQQAIQKEAERCGMFYVNNRWLGGMLTNFSTIKKSLQRLKKIEKMEIDGTFENLTKKEVSALQKEKAKLEKNLGGIKEMRELPGAVFIIDTHKEQIAVAEARRMGIPIIAVVDTNCNPEGIDYPIPGNDDAIRAISLFTSIIANAVIEADNDAGLKIIENLNEDEDGVQTDAAVKSEDVEIDDYSNYQPTETKEEDAEADEKEDDLAADEDKFYK, encoded by the coding sequence ATGGCAGTTGTAACCATGAAAAGTCTGCTTGAATCTGGTGTTCATTTCGGTCATCAGGTAAAGCGTTGGGATCCCCGTATGAAAAAATATATTTTTGCTCAGCGCAACGGGATCCATATTATCGATCTGCAAAAAACCATAGCTGCGATAAAAGACAGCTATGACGCAGTTCACAAGGTTGCCTCTTCAGGTAAAACCGTCTTATTTGTAGGGACAAAAAAACAGGCCCAGCAAGCCATTCAAAAAGAAGCGGAACGCTGCGGAATGTTTTATGTAAACAACCGCTGGCTCGGCGGAATGCTTACCAATTTCAGCACGATAAAAAAATCGCTTCAGCGCCTCAAAAAAATCGAAAAGATGGAAATTGACGGCACTTTTGAAAATCTTACAAAAAAAGAAGTTTCCGCACTGCAAAAAGAAAAGGCGAAACTTGAAAAAAACCTCGGCGGCATAAAGGAAATGCGGGAATTGCCGGGGGCAGTGTTCATCATAGACACGCATAAAGAGCAGATAGCCGTTGCCGAAGCCCGCCGCATGGGAATTCCCATAATAGCCGTAGTAGATACTAACTGTAATCCGGAAGGAATCGATTACCCTATTCCCGGTAACGACGACGCTATCCGCGCAATATCCCTATTTACGTCAATCATAGCAAACGCGGTTATCGAAGCCGACAACGACGCCGGACTTAAGATCATCGAAAACTTAAACGAAGATGAAGACGGCGTACAGACCGACGCCGCCGTAAAAAGCGAAGACGTAGAGATCGACGATTATTCCAATTATCAGCCGACGGAAACAAAAGAAGAAGACGCCGAAGCTGATGAAAAAGAAGACGATCTTGCCGCCGACGAAGACAAATTTTATAAATAA
- the frr gene encoding ribosome recycling factor, protein MSNETYSARMEKTISAFKESLSAIRTGRASAAIFDRVRVSAYGAKSPLNQVATISIPEARTIVIQPFDKSLITEIEKGIGLADLGLNPSNDGKVIRISIPPLTADRRKELVKQIKGIAENSRTAIRNIRRDGNEELKKQQKAGELTEDALKTAENDMQKETDKFIAEINKIYDAKEKEIMEG, encoded by the coding sequence ATGTCAAACGAAACTTATTCGGCTAGGATGGAAAAGACCATTTCAGCTTTTAAAGAATCCTTGAGTGCCATACGTACGGGCCGCGCTTCCGCCGCAATATTCGACAGGGTGCGGGTTTCGGCCTACGGAGCGAAATCTCCTCTCAATCAAGTAGCGACGATTTCAATTCCCGAAGCAAGGACGATCGTCATTCAACCGTTTGACAAGTCTCTGATTACCGAAATTGAAAAAGGAATAGGACTTGCCGACCTCGGATTGAATCCTTCCAACGACGGAAAGGTTATAAGAATTTCTATTCCGCCCCTTACGGCCGACAGAAGAAAAGAACTTGTCAAGCAAATTAAAGGCATTGCCGAAAACAGCCGCACTGCGATCAGAAACATACGCCGCGACGGAAATGAAGAGTTAAAAAAACAGCAAAAAGCCGGCGAACTGACCGAAGATGCACTGAAAACTGCGGAAAACGACATGCAAAAAGAGACCGACAAGTTTATTGCCGAAATAAACAAGATTTACGACGCAAAAGAAAAAGAAATAATGGAAGGCTGA
- a CDS encoding mannose-1-phosphate guanylyltransferase, which produces MFTDVVILAGGFGERLWPASSSENPKQFMTVSDNVSFLQLAVIRALSLKPEGKILIVTRRDIYKTVSLHCKNLLPDMSEDDKKKIKDDLYILPETEPKHTTAPIILACNFLNLTDYTDDNREHSVLVLTSDHIIKPIENFILDCKKACAAAANGKFVCFAIPPLEPATGYGYIKIGKAEGDSVFAIEKFVEKPDLKTATEYVKSGKYRWNSGMFGFTCKTLLKEIKEHQNDAYAAFENLLSGNKPKIGVVNGIKYVSSWPEMDAAYSKVPAVAIDKSVAEKTKNACAVSSSFNWDDIGSWDAFEKLFDKNPGETIEIESKDNFVYSDIPVALCGVEDLVVVIKNGKALIVKKGKSSLVRDAVKQMKNSNV; this is translated from the coding sequence ATGTTTACAGATGTCGTAATACTGGCAGGCGGATTCGGAGAGCGTTTGTGGCCGGCTTCCAGTTCCGAAAATCCCAAACAATTTATGACCGTTTCGGATAACGTCTCTTTTTTACAGCTTGCAGTCATCAGAGCCTTGTCTTTAAAGCCTGAGGGAAAAATTCTGATAGTTACGCGACGCGACATTTACAAGACCGTATCGCTGCATTGCAAAAATCTTTTGCCGGATATGTCCGAAGATGACAAGAAAAAAATAAAAGACGATTTATATATATTGCCGGAAACCGAGCCCAAGCATACGACGGCTCCGATCATTCTTGCATGTAATTTTCTAAATTTGACGGATTACACGGACGACAATAGGGAACATTCGGTCCTAGTGCTTACAAGCGATCATATAATCAAACCCATAGAAAATTTTATCCTAGACTGCAAAAAGGCTTGTGCCGCTGCGGCTAACGGCAAATTCGTCTGTTTTGCGATACCGCCGCTCGAGCCGGCTACAGGCTACGGCTATATAAAAATCGGAAAGGCAGAAGGCGATTCCGTTTTTGCAATAGAAAAATTCGTCGAAAAACCCGACTTAAAAACCGCGACGGAATATGTAAAATCCGGTAAATACAGATGGAACAGCGGAATGTTCGGTTTTACCTGTAAAACACTTTTAAAAGAAATAAAAGAACATCAAAACGACGCTTATGCAGCGTTTGAAAATCTTCTTTCTGGAAATAAACCGAAAATCGGCGTTGTAAACGGAATCAAATATGTCTCTTCGTGGCCTGAAATGGACGCGGCATATTCGAAGGTACCCGCCGTTGCGATTGATAAATCCGTAGCCGAAAAGACGAAAAACGCCTGCGCAGTGTCTTCTTCTTTTAATTGGGACGACATAGGAAGCTGGGACGCCTTTGAAAAACTTTTTGATAAAAACCCCGGCGAAACGATAGAAATCGAAAGCAAGGATAACTTCGTGTATTCGGATATTCCGGTAGCCTTATGCGGTGTAGAAGACCTTGTAGTAGTTATAAAAAACGGCAAGGCTCTTATAGTAAAAAAAGGAAAAAGTTCGCTCGTCAGAGACGCCGTAAAACAGATGAAAAATTCAAATGTGTGA
- the tsf gene encoding translation elongation factor Ts translates to MDIKASDVKALREKTGAGMMECKKALTEANSDMAEAEKILKEKGLAAVAKRAERATAEGRIFARIQDNKVAMIEVTCETDFVAKNEDFIALGEKLLDLTFAKGYRKVEKEHEDMLLELAAKIRENMSVRRLTLLDIPSGAVAKTYIHSDHKTGAVTIIKGSTAPEVETFAYDCCLHLAAFTPSYITQKDVPESYIEEQKEIFKVQMDNDEKTASKPQNVKDGILQGKIKKHLAEICFVDQMFVKDDKKTVCEKLAEIGKSVGATLSFGDIVLYILGK, encoded by the coding sequence ATGGATATAAAAGCATCGGATGTAAAAGCTCTGCGCGAAAAGACGGGCGCAGGCATGATGGAATGTAAAAAAGCTCTCACTGAAGCCAACAGCGACATGGCGGAAGCCGAAAAAATTCTAAAAGAAAAGGGCTTGGCCGCCGTTGCAAAGCGTGCCGAACGCGCGACTGCTGAAGGGCGAATCTTTGCGCGCATACAGGACAACAAAGTTGCAATGATCGAAGTAACTTGCGAGACTGACTTTGTGGCAAAAAACGAAGACTTTATTGCGCTCGGTGAAAAACTTTTGGATCTTACTTTTGCCAAAGGTTACAGAAAAGTCGAAAAAGAACATGAAGACATGCTCCTTGAACTTGCGGCAAAGATAAGAGAAAACATGAGCGTACGCCGCCTGACGTTGCTTGACATTCCTTCAGGAGCAGTTGCAAAAACCTATATTCACAGCGATCATAAAACCGGCGCAGTCACGATAATAAAAGGCTCCACTGCGCCTGAGGTTGAAACATTCGCATATGACTGCTGTCTTCATCTTGCGGCGTTTACGCCGTCTTATATCACACAAAAAGACGTTCCCGAAAGCTACATAGAGGAGCAAAAGGAAATATTTAAAGTGCAGATGGACAACGACGAAAAAACGGCTTCCAAGCCGCAGAACGTCAAAGACGGAATCTTGCAAGGAAAGATTAAAAAACACCTGGCAGAAATATGTTTTGTTGATCAGATGTTCGTAAAAGACGACAAAAAGACCGTTTGTGAAAAACTTGCGGAAATAGGAAAATCGGTCGGCGCAACATTATCGTTCGGTGATATTGTGCTGTACATTCTTGGAAAATAG
- a CDS encoding DUF6675 family protein: protein MKILTKKNYFCLAFLLFAAQNFFTLPFNDKLSTEELSKIQEGQVLIRKTGSIKKICLETENQAVIEALKSIIDLDPAYLAEVIQVRPVENNDDIIQKTHGILVDIPSYVGIPYWSERHERYFDLYASAKVVSQEKKGDSEHISAILEMSPIGNIDTDILIYRSEDLLLYTNTNLNDLEYGKIKCISKKNMKSVIIVFKEDGKWILYGIGGVEAPKILFFKNRIEVSFMNRIKTFCNFVFEKL, encoded by the coding sequence ATGAAAATACTAACAAAGAAAAATTATTTTTGCTTAGCGTTCCTTTTATTTGCCGCACAGAATTTCTTCACGCTTCCTTTTAACGATAAACTTTCGACCGAGGAGCTTTCAAAGATTCAAGAAGGTCAAGTTCTCATAAGAAAAACCGGATCGATCAAAAAAATATGTCTTGAAACCGAAAATCAGGCGGTCATCGAAGCGCTTAAATCGATCATAGACTTGGATCCGGCTTATTTGGCGGAAGTCATACAGGTTAGACCGGTTGAAAACAACGACGACATCATACAAAAAACACACGGTATTCTCGTAGATATTCCCTCTTATGTAGGTATTCCGTATTGGTCGGAGCGACATGAACGTTATTTTGATCTGTACGCAAGCGCGAAGGTTGTTTCACAGGAAAAAAAAGGAGATTCGGAGCACATATCCGCAATTTTGGAAATGTCGCCTATCGGTAACATAGACACCGATATTTTGATTTACCGCAGCGAAGATCTTTTGCTGTATACAAATACGAATCTTAATGATCTGGAATACGGTAAAATAAAATGTATATCGAAAAAAAACATGAAATCCGTGATCATCGTCTTCAAAGAAGACGGAAAATGGATATTATACGGAATAGGAGGCGTAGAAGCTCCTAAAATTTTATTCTTTAAGAACAGGATCGAAGTTTCGTTTATGAACAGAATAAAAACATTCTGCAACTTCGTCTTTGAAAAACTTTAA
- the glgA gene encoding glycogen synthase GlgA has product MKILMVSAEAVPFAKTGGLADAVSALSITLSSLGHDVKIVIPRYYAIDRSKMTKIEGPMAVKAGTAETWTAVYAAPMPGCKTLPVYFIDHEQCFGRDAVYGSKAEPDFHDNTYRFSLLCHGAFQLCRKLNWYPDIIHAHDWSAGIAPVILKHLCRNDGFPKTASVFTIHNMGYQGVYSKEKFPDLGLPWDLYYGANYENHGAINIMQAAIASSDMITTVSPTYAHEIQTSEGGFGLDGLLRVRSDVVRGILNGVDNETWNPKIDKYLPANYSVESLKNKAVCKAHLQKTMGLDVNPNIPVIGMITRLADQKGIGALFGPTYGCMYDICKKMEVQVVLLGSGEKWCEDEILSLQSKLPNFKATIGYKEELSHLIEAGSDFFLMPSKYEPCGLNQMYSLLYGTLPIVHKVGGLADTVSNYNEHTGEGTGFMFDNLSPGSIFDTTGWAVFAYYNKKDHIKAMQKRAMKSSFGWNISAEKYLEVYKEALFRGCGIR; this is encoded by the coding sequence ATGAAAATTCTTATGGTATCTGCCGAAGCTGTTCCCTTTGCAAAGACAGGGGGACTTGCCGATGCCGTTTCCGCACTTTCAATAACGCTTTCTTCTTTGGGACATGATGTAAAAATAGTAATCCCCCGTTATTATGCGATAGATCGTTCTAAGATGACGAAGATCGAAGGCCCTATGGCGGTAAAGGCCGGTACTGCTGAAACGTGGACGGCAGTTTATGCCGCACCTATGCCGGGTTGTAAAACATTACCCGTATATTTTATAGATCACGAGCAATGTTTCGGACGCGACGCCGTTTACGGTTCAAAGGCGGAACCTGATTTTCACGACAACACGTACAGATTTTCGCTTTTATGTCACGGTGCTTTTCAGCTTTGCCGCAAATTAAACTGGTATCCTGACATCATACACGCCCATGACTGGTCCGCGGGTATTGCGCCCGTTATATTAAAACATCTTTGCCGAAACGACGGATTTCCTAAAACCGCAAGCGTCTTTACGATTCACAATATGGGATACCAAGGTGTATATTCCAAGGAAAAGTTTCCCGATCTCGGTCTTCCTTGGGATTTGTATTACGGTGCGAACTACGAAAATCACGGCGCCATAAACATAATGCAGGCGGCAATCGCATCGTCGGACATGATAACTACGGTTTCTCCTACCTATGCGCATGAAATTCAAACCAGCGAAGGCGGCTTCGGCCTTGACGGGCTTTTACGAGTAAGATCCGACGTCGTACGGGGGATCCTAAACGGTGTGGATAATGAAACGTGGAACCCGAAAATCGATAAATATCTTCCTGCAAATTATTCGGTAGAATCGCTTAAAAATAAGGCCGTATGCAAGGCTCATCTGCAAAAAACTATGGGACTGGATGTGAACCCGAATATTCCCGTGATAGGAATGATCACAAGGCTTGCCGACCAAAAAGGGATCGGAGCGCTTTTCGGCCCCACATACGGCTGCATGTATGATATCTGCAAAAAGATGGAAGTGCAGGTTGTTTTGCTCGGCAGCGGTGAAAAATGGTGTGAAGACGAAATTCTTTCTTTGCAGAGCAAGTTGCCCAACTTTAAGGCTACCATAGGCTATAAGGAAGAATTAAGCCACCTTATCGAAGCGGGAAGTGATTTTTTTCTTATGCCGTCAAAATACGAGCCGTGCGGATTAAATCAGATGTATTCGCTTTTGTACGGAACCCTTCCTATCGTGCACAAAGTCGGCGGTCTTGCGGATACGGTTTCAAACTATAATGAACACACCGGAGAAGGGACAGGTTTTATGTTCGACAACCTTTCACCCGGTTCGATATTCGACACGACCGGCTGGGCGGTGTTTGCATATTACAATAAAAAAGACCATATAAAGGCTATGCAAAAAAGGGCTATGAAATCTTCATTCGGATGGAATATTTCAGCGGAGAAATACCTCGAAGTCTATAAAGAAGCCCTTTTTCGCGGCTGTGGAATAAGATAG
- a CDS encoding M50 family metallopeptidase, whose product MTIIYGLFLLCFLVFFHELGHFFVARLFKVQVEAFSIGMGPVLFHKKIKNTDYRLSLLPLGGYCGMKGEKDFSQAVEQGLSKIEAPKDSLYGVCPLKRALIAFAGPFFNLFFAFIAFTIIAMMGTFYYAPSAKIILADEIYPETDSAARKAGILTGDIIKEIDGNKVNDFSDIVELVSVRPDEDIKIRVERDGELLDFTVRSDINRSEGTGKIGVASSGDSEKREIKPLPFFPAILKGLRSTTDLIIITVKSIFVLFKGVEITNAVSGPARITTMLGDTVKDGFSAGIRAGTVNTLQFLAMISVSLFILNLLPIPVLDGGLIFFSLVELVFRRQIPPKIQYYVQYVGLAIIAFIFIIGISGDIRYFILSAGKK is encoded by the coding sequence TTGACTATAATCTACGGTCTTTTTCTTCTTTGTTTTTTGGTTTTTTTTCATGAATTGGGGCATTTCTTTGTAGCGCGCTTATTTAAAGTCCAAGTGGAGGCTTTTTCCATAGGAATGGGACCGGTTCTTTTTCATAAAAAAATAAAAAATACGGATTACAGGCTTTCGCTCTTACCCTTAGGCGGATATTGCGGCATGAAAGGAGAAAAAGACTTTTCACAGGCGGTGGAACAAGGTCTTTCAAAGATAGAGGCTCCTAAAGATTCTTTATACGGCGTATGCCCTCTAAAACGCGCTCTGATAGCCTTTGCAGGCCCTTTTTTTAACCTTTTTTTTGCATTTATTGCGTTTACCATTATTGCGATGATGGGAACCTTTTATTACGCTCCTTCTGCAAAGATAATACTTGCGGACGAAATTTATCCTGAAACCGATTCCGCTGCAAGAAAGGCGGGCATACTTACCGGGGATATAATCAAAGAGATAGACGGAAATAAAGTAAACGATTTTTCAGATATTGTGGAACTTGTTTCAGTCAGACCCGACGAAGACATTAAAATCCGCGTAGAGCGGGACGGAGAACTTTTGGATTTTACTGTCCGTTCCGACATAAACAGATCGGAGGGAACGGGCAAAATCGGAGTTGCAAGTTCAGGCGATTCCGAAAAAAGAGAAATAAAGCCCCTTCCCTTTTTTCCTGCAATTCTAAAGGGGCTGCGTTCGACGACGGATTTGATCATAATTACCGTAAAAAGTATTTTTGTGCTATTTAAGGGCGTAGAGATAACGAACGCCGTTTCAGGTCCGGCGAGGATTACGACTATGCTAGGAGACACCGTAAAAGACGGATTTTCCGCAGGAATCAGAGCCGGTACGGTAAACACGCTGCAGTTTTTAGCTATGATAAGCGTGTCCTTATTCATACTCAACCTTTTGCCGATTCCCGTTTTGGACGGCGGCCTGATCTTTTTTTCTTTGGTCGAACTTGTTTTCCGCCGTCAGATTCCGCCAAAAATCCAATATTATGTACAATATGTCGGACTCGCTATTATAGCTTTTATTTTTATTATAGGAATTTCAGGAGATATCCGTTATTTTATTTTATCGGCAGGAAAAAAATGA
- a CDS encoding phosphatidate cytidylyltransferase: protein MNKLVQRLLVFFIGMPLVIGVVTLSSYNHLVLHFVIMACVFLSTKEMYALLAKKQKQFPLPFIVFLSLIPSAVGLICTRTELPLHYIDLSLLFCFLLILSYEVFTASDFDHSVEHMTTAVFNVFYSGYLLTFVSRLTVLKGSTELIISFLFMIFMCDSFAWLFGMTLGKNNRGVIKASSNKSVAGFIGGYIGAVLAAVLAQILWPDVFFGSIMKAVSTGIIIASAGIIGDLAESVIKRDAGFKDSGNIMPGRGGLLDSIDSILFACPIFYLIVNFMFGGSKPSF from the coding sequence ATGAACAAACTTGTTCAGCGGCTTTTGGTTTTTTTTATAGGAATGCCTCTCGTAATAGGCGTTGTAACGCTCTCCTCGTATAACCATCTTGTCTTACACTTTGTCATTATGGCCTGCGTTTTTTTATCGACAAAAGAAATGTACGCCCTCCTCGCAAAAAAACAAAAACAGTTTCCCCTGCCCTTTATAGTATTTCTTAGCCTGATTCCTTCCGCTGTTGGGTTAATATGTACACGCACGGAACTTCCGCTTCATTACATAGACCTTTCGCTTTTGTTCTGTTTTTTACTCATTTTATCATACGAAGTATTTACGGCTTCCGATTTTGATCATTCCGTAGAACACATGACGACGGCTGTTTTCAATGTTTTTTATTCCGGGTACCTGTTGACCTTCGTATCAAGACTTACCGTATTAAAAGGCTCTACCGAACTTATAATTTCCTTTCTTTTTATGATATTCATGTGCGATTCATTTGCATGGTTATTCGGTATGACATTAGGAAAAAATAACAGAGGCGTAATAAAAGCAAGTTCTAATAAAAGCGTCGCCGGTTTTATAGGCGGATACATAGGAGCCGTTCTTGCGGCTGTCCTTGCACAAATTTTGTGGCCGGACGTTTTTTTCGGCTCTATTATGAAAGCCGTATCGACAGGGATTATCATTGCAAGCGCGGGCATAATCGGAGACCTTGCGGAATCGGTTATAAAGCGAGACGCTGGATTTAAAGACAGTGGGAATATAATGCCGGGGCGCGGAGGGCTTTTGGATTCCATAGATTCCATACTTTTTGCATGCCCGATCTTTTATCTGATAGTGAATTTTATGTTCGGCGGGTCGAAACCTTCTTTTTAA